From a single Lewinella sp. LCG006 genomic region:
- a CDS encoding hotdog fold thioesterase, which produces MIWKTTPTLESLNASGDNSLAEHLEIVFTEIGEDYMTATMPVDHRTVQPMRLLHGGASVAFAETLGSVASMYCLPDIANQSVVGVEINANHLNSAKEGETVTGTVRPIKVGRRLHVWEIKIHRSDEKIVCVSRITIAVVERR; this is translated from the coding sequence ATGATTTGGAAAACCACCCCCACCTTAGAAAGCCTCAATGCCAGTGGAGACAATAGCCTGGCGGAACACCTGGAGATCGTATTTACAGAAATAGGAGAGGATTACATGACAGCCACTATGCCGGTTGATCATCGCACGGTGCAGCCCATGCGCCTCTTGCACGGTGGGGCTTCGGTAGCGTTTGCTGAGACCTTGGGCAGTGTTGCCTCGATGTATTGCCTTCCGGATATAGCCAACCAATCGGTAGTAGGTGTGGAAATAAATGCTAATCACCTCAATTCAGCCAAAGAAGGTGAAACAGTAACCGGAACAGTACGTCCCATCAAGGTCGGGCGCCGTCTTCACGTTTGGGAAATCAAGATTCATCGTTCTGATGAAAAAATAGTTTGTGTCAGCCGAATAACAATTGCCGTGGTGGAGCGGCGGTAA
- a CDS encoding ArnT family glycosyltransferase, translated as MKIINTFQGIGNHNILLLLIIFCFSILSINSFFKKKYNTAVFLLFVAAFLLRLMMIFMDPFLHEWDERYHALVAKNMIDTPFWPRLWMSDVLDYNYQEWCCNYTWVHKPPWFLWQMALGMKLFGAEIWAMRFPGALINTLQLILVYHIGKLLVNERVGYFAAISFAFSYFALEQVSGNMGREHVDVSFLFYLTLNLWAWIRYTKAEEKERWKWAVLIGFIAGIAVLVKWLLGLYVFGIWGVWAIVERKISLKEIGLGSLSLIIALSVFLPWQWHIYSEFPLESAFEGAFNKRHITEALENHEQLWSYYFTNNHILYGAFSWVLIGIGFFSFIRTVKRSYVISLTVAVVVVYAFFIIASTKFIAYVFMVSPIIFVILGCALNYFYDLHEKNISSQNIAKSLGLIALLLYCSYTLRLKMILDFHYHGKSSYISSFLERDNKIHDARGWYEIGDSIPDNAVFLHVNQPVEVMFYTGNLAYFWVDPKDIDKLKERGYEPFLVPNPRYPSPSHLVNDDRIKKLDFMPKQ; from the coding sequence ATGAAAATCATAAATACTTTTCAAGGAATAGGGAATCACAACATTTTATTATTACTAATTATATTTTGTTTTTCCATATTAAGTATTAATAGTTTTTTTAAAAAAAAATATAACACGGCCGTTTTTTTATTGTTTGTCGCTGCATTTTTACTTCGTCTAATGATGATATTTATGGATCCCTTTCTACATGAATGGGATGAAAGATATCACGCTTTGGTGGCAAAGAACATGATAGATACACCATTTTGGCCACGCTTATGGATGAGCGATGTGCTAGATTATAACTACCAAGAGTGGTGTTGCAATTACACATGGGTTCATAAGCCTCCTTGGTTCCTTTGGCAAATGGCTTTAGGAATGAAGTTATTCGGAGCGGAAATATGGGCAATGAGGTTTCCTGGAGCTTTAATAAATACGTTGCAACTTATCTTGGTATATCACATTGGAAAATTATTAGTAAATGAAAGGGTAGGTTATTTCGCAGCAATTAGTTTTGCTTTTAGTTACTTTGCTTTAGAACAAGTGAGTGGAAATATGGGGCGTGAACACGTCGATGTAAGCTTTCTATTTTACCTTACATTGAATCTTTGGGCTTGGATTCGTTATACGAAGGCTGAAGAAAAAGAGCGCTGGAAGTGGGCGGTATTAATAGGCTTTATTGCAGGAATAGCTGTTTTAGTAAAATGGTTGTTAGGGTTGTATGTTTTTGGTATATGGGGAGTATGGGCTATTGTGGAAAGGAAAATTTCTTTAAAAGAAATAGGATTAGGCAGTTTGTCATTAATAATTGCATTGAGCGTATTTTTACCTTGGCAGTGGCATATTTATAGCGAATTTCCATTAGAAAGTGCTTTTGAAGGAGCTTTTAATAAAAGGCATATAACAGAAGCACTAGAAAATCACGAGCAACTATGGTCATATTACTTCACTAATAATCACATTCTTTACGGGGCGTTTAGCTGGGTGTTAATAGGAATTGGTTTTTTTAGTTTCATTAGGACAGTGAAAAGATCATATGTAATTAGTTTAACAGTTGCAGTAGTTGTAGTATATGCGTTTTTTATAATTGCATCAACCAAGTTTATTGCCTATGTATTTATGGTTAGCCCCATCATTTTTGTTATACTAGGATGCGCACTTAATTATTTCTACGATTTGCATGAAAAAAATATATCTAGTCAAAACATTGCTAAATCTCTCGGTTTAATAGCTTTACTGCTTTATTGTTCTTACACCCTAAGATTAAAAATGATACTTGATTTTCACTACCACGGAAAGAGTAGTTATATATCTAGTTTTTTGGAGAGAGATAATAAAATACATGATGCTAGAGGATGGTATGAAATAGGAGATTCGATCCCTGATAATGCGGTGTTTTTGCACGTCAATCAACCAGTAGAAGTGATGTTTTACACTGGAAATCTAGCCTACTTTTGGGTTGATCCTAAAGATATAGATAAGCTTAAGGAAAGGGGGTATGAGCCGTTTCTAGTGCCAAACCCAAGATATCCATCTCCTTCTCATTTAGTTAATGATGACAGGATTAAGAAACTTGATTTTATGCCAAAACAATAG
- a CDS encoding glycosyltransferase family 2 protein: MSTTLSIVIPAYNEERTIHLILDKVKAVQLVGGWQKEVLIINDASSDDTKGAIERYRSSNPDFPITYFEHAFNQGKGAALHTGIREATGEYLIIQDADLEYDPEEYNVLLKPIQNGQADVVYGSRFIGGQPHRILFFWHSIGNKFLTFLSNAFTNLNLTDMETCYKLFRSEYVQQLTLKENRFGFEPEVTAKISRIPNIRIYEVGISYYGRTYAEGKKINWRDGFRAIYCILKYNLFVRR; encoded by the coding sequence ATGTCAACCACCCTTTCGATTGTTATTCCTGCTTATAATGAAGAGCGTACGATCCACTTAATTTTGGATAAGGTAAAAGCCGTGCAACTGGTGGGAGGATGGCAAAAAGAAGTACTCATCATTAATGACGCTTCTTCCGATGATACCAAGGGAGCCATTGAGCGTTACCGCAGTAGTAATCCTGATTTTCCGATTACTTACTTTGAGCATGCGTTCAACCAGGGAAAAGGAGCGGCCTTACACACCGGCATTCGGGAAGCGACGGGAGAATACCTCATCATCCAGGACGCCGACTTGGAATATGACCCAGAGGAGTACAATGTCTTGCTTAAACCCATCCAAAATGGACAAGCAGATGTAGTGTATGGCTCCCGATTTATCGGTGGCCAGCCTCACCGGATTCTTTTCTTTTGGCATTCCATCGGAAATAAGTTCCTTACCTTCCTTTCCAATGCCTTTACCAACCTCAACCTGACGGACATGGAAACCTGCTACAAGCTTTTCCGTTCTGAATACGTCCAGCAGCTTACACTCAAAGAAAATCGCTTTGGTTTCGAACCTGAGGTCACCGCAAAAATTTCCCGCATCCCCAATATCCGTATTTATGAGGTAGGTATCTCCTACTATGGCCGCACTTATGCCGAAGGCAAAAAGATCAATTGGCGGGATGGGTTTAGGGCGATTTATTGTATTTTGAAGTACAACTTATTTGTTAGGAGGTAA
- a CDS encoding choice-of-anchor B family protein, protein MQKQLLTLCFFLLFGTLGWSQLNMSLRSNIQYNVDLNDVWGYVAPDGSEYALVGARNGVSIVNVSDPDNATEVAFVPGQNSTWRDIKTWGEYAYVVTDQSGTTEGLTVIDLTNIASETVNFFHWTPDLPDLGTLNRCHNIYIDEFGYAYLAGCNINDGGMIFIDVFSTPGTPVYAGAAPNRYAHDVYVRNNKMYSSELTRGRMAIYDVTDKAEVILEGVQTTPFEFTHNIWLSDDSNIAFTTDEQPNAPVAAYDVSDPTDIQELDQYRPTITLNDGVIPHNVHVWQDWLIISYYTDGGIVVDAARPNNLVEVANFDTFFGGGTGFQGVWGAYPFLPSGVVLLTDIGNGLYVLDVNYVRACYLEGTVTNAVTGAQISGAEIVLVADEANVNYSRLDGTYGTGLATAGTYTVEVTKPGYIPFTTEVSIDNGIVTILDIPLQPLPTYNKNGIVIEEGVAVPVPGAKIVLQNEFSVFEFTADGNGVFLIEGVYEDNYDVFVGAWGYQQKLINDLPIINNDDLTIELNRGYEDDFAIDLGWTTEADNETRAGFWELGEPNGTYNGGSPSNPEFDIEGDLGDQCYVTGNAGGNAATDDVDGASVTLVSPVMALASTYVDPVVEYNLWFYNAGGDGNPNDALEVIVSNGTEEVVIETLSSSAGVWRDRSIINLSELITITDDMQIRFVTSDFDPNGHLVEAAVDAFAVTGELLVNTNNPVLNVSWSVAPNPFKDQMMLNYQLPVWNGQGQLTVVNALGQIVMTQALTAQQASVTLGATWPRGIYTIKMEIRGQGTAIQRVIKQ, encoded by the coding sequence ATGCAAAAACAGCTACTTACACTTTGCTTTTTCCTTTTGTTTGGCACCTTAGGATGGAGCCAGTTGAATATGTCTCTCCGCTCAAATATCCAGTACAATGTTGATCTCAACGATGTGTGGGGTTACGTTGCGCCTGACGGTAGTGAATATGCCTTGGTAGGAGCCCGCAACGGTGTCTCTATTGTCAATGTTTCCGATCCTGATAATGCCACCGAAGTAGCCTTTGTGCCTGGACAAAATTCTACCTGGCGAGATATCAAAACCTGGGGGGAGTACGCTTACGTGGTGACGGACCAGAGCGGAACAACGGAAGGGCTGACGGTTATCGATTTGACGAATATAGCCTCAGAGACGGTTAATTTTTTCCACTGGACACCAGATCTTCCTGATTTAGGGACGCTAAACCGTTGCCATAATATCTACATTGATGAATTCGGTTACGCCTATCTGGCGGGCTGTAATATCAATGATGGCGGGATGATTTTCATTGATGTATTCAGCACGCCGGGAACCCCCGTTTATGCTGGTGCAGCGCCTAATCGTTATGCGCACGACGTATATGTTCGCAACAATAAGATGTATTCCTCGGAACTCACCCGTGGGCGGATGGCCATTTACGATGTTACGGATAAGGCCGAAGTTATTTTAGAAGGTGTACAGACAACGCCATTTGAATTTACCCACAATATTTGGCTGTCTGATGATAGTAACATTGCTTTCACTACCGATGAACAGCCCAATGCACCTGTAGCGGCCTACGATGTGAGCGACCCTACCGATATTCAGGAATTGGATCAGTACCGCCCAACGATTACCCTAAACGATGGGGTGATTCCTCACAATGTGCACGTTTGGCAAGACTGGTTGATCATCAGTTATTACACCGATGGAGGAATCGTTGTGGATGCTGCCCGGCCCAACAACTTGGTAGAAGTAGCGAACTTTGACACCTTTTTTGGTGGAGGAACAGGCTTTCAAGGCGTCTGGGGTGCTTATCCTTTTTTACCTTCTGGAGTGGTATTGTTGACGGACATCGGTAACGGCCTCTATGTATTAGACGTCAATTATGTTCGTGCCTGCTATTTGGAAGGTACCGTCACGAATGCAGTAACGGGTGCCCAAATCAGTGGCGCAGAAATTGTCCTCGTAGCTGATGAAGCCAATGTGAATTATTCTCGCCTTGATGGCACCTATGGCACTGGGCTCGCAACTGCTGGGACGTATACCGTAGAGGTAACAAAACCCGGTTACATACCTTTCACTACAGAAGTGTCTATTGACAATGGTATTGTAACGATTCTTGATATTCCATTACAACCGCTGCCTACCTACAATAAAAATGGTATTGTCATAGAGGAGGGCGTGGCTGTTCCTGTTCCAGGTGCCAAAATCGTCCTGCAAAACGAGTTTTCCGTTTTTGAATTCACCGCCGATGGCAATGGTGTATTCTTGATCGAAGGGGTGTATGAAGACAATTACGATGTCTTTGTCGGTGCTTGGGGCTATCAGCAAAAACTTATCAATGATCTTCCTATCATCAACAATGATGATTTGACGATAGAACTGAATCGTGGCTACGAGGATGATTTTGCGATTGATCTAGGCTGGACGACAGAGGCTGACAACGAAACCCGTGCAGGTTTTTGGGAGTTAGGCGAGCCCAACGGTACGTACAATGGCGGTTCTCCTTCAAATCCTGAATTTGATATAGAAGGCGATCTCGGTGATCAATGTTACGTTACCGGTAATGCCGGAGGTAATGCTGCTACAGATGATGTGGATGGTGCCAGTGTTACCCTCGTTTCTCCAGTAATGGCACTAGCCAGTACTTATGTCGATCCGGTTGTTGAGTACAACCTGTGGTTTTACAATGCAGGTGGTGATGGCAATCCGAATGATGCCCTGGAGGTTATTGTTTCTAACGGAACGGAAGAAGTCGTTATTGAAACACTCTCGTCCTCAGCGGGCGTTTGGCGGGATCGTTCCATAATTAACCTGAGCGAGCTTATCACGATTACTGATGATATGCAGATACGTTTTGTTACCAGCGATTTTGATCCTAATGGTCACCTGGTTGAGGCCGCAGTGGATGCTTTTGCCGTAACGGGGGAATTATTGGTTAATACCAACAACCCGGTACTAAACGTAAGCTGGTCTGTTGCTCCTAATCCCTTCAAGGATCAGATGATGTTGAATTACCAACTACCAGTATGGAACGGACAAGGCCAATTAACAGTAGTGAATGCTTTAGGGCAGATCGTAATGACCCAAGCTTTGACTGCGCAGCAGGCATCTGTCACCTTGGGTGCTACCTGGCCACGTGGTATCTACACCATCAAGATGGAAATCCGCGGACAAGGAACAGCTATCCAGCGGGTGATTAAGCAATAA
- a CDS encoding DUF5989 family protein, which yields MEFLRDLWLFMKERRKWWLFPIIAILLLIGALIIFAESSAVGSFIYTLF from the coding sequence ATGGAATTTTTACGTGATTTATGGCTTTTTATGAAAGAACGGCGCAAGTGGTGGTTGTTCCCCATCATTGCCATCTTACTGCTCATCGGGGCACTCATTATTTTTGCCGAGAGCTCTGCCGTCGGTTCATTTATTTACACCCTGTTCTAA
- a CDS encoding carbamoyltransferase encodes MKILGISAYYHDSAAAVTVNGEVVAAAQEEWFTRIKHDASFPEHSIKWLLQHAGLSLEELDAIAFYDKPFLKFERILETYYQHAPKGLGSFIRSMPVWIKEKIFLKQQLRKALKTLDPDLKHLPKILFPEHHLSHAASAFYPSPYESAAILTIDGVGEWATASICKGEGKDIRILKELHFPDSLGLLYSSFTYFLGFKVNFGEYKLMGLAPYGNLDDPQTQQFIQTIKDHLVSIKPDGSIVLQPAYFTFATGSRMIDDQKWERLFGFPCRTSESPLEQKHCNLAIAIQHVTEEIVLKLAKTAAEITGSAHLCLAGGVALNCVANGHLLRAKLFRDIWIQPAAGDAGGALGAALAAHYIYFAQERMVDSKKMDGMKGAYLGPEFSAMAIREVARKYEAVYQEYSEEDLCNKVADLLADGQVVGWFQGRQEFGPRALGSRSILGDVRNPEMQIKLNLKIKFRESFRPFAPSVLAEDVSTYFELEEASPYMLVVASVKEERKKRLPTDYGTLPLKEKINIERSDMPAITHIDFSARVQTVHEATNPIYYRLLQAFKAKTGYGLLVNTSFNVRGEPVVCTPEDAFRCFVRTNMDYLVMGDFLFAKTDQPENKKIQAAKEEAFALD; translated from the coding sequence ATGAAAATCCTTGGAATATCTGCTTATTATCATGATTCCGCCGCTGCCGTGACGGTAAACGGCGAAGTGGTCGCTGCTGCGCAGGAAGAATGGTTTACGCGCATCAAACATGACGCTTCCTTTCCTGAGCATTCAATAAAGTGGTTGCTCCAACACGCAGGCCTCTCGCTGGAGGAATTGGATGCCATCGCTTTTTATGATAAACCGTTTTTAAAATTTGAACGAATTTTAGAGACCTATTATCAACATGCGCCTAAAGGATTAGGCAGCTTTATTCGCTCCATGCCAGTTTGGATTAAGGAAAAAATATTCCTCAAACAGCAGCTAAGAAAAGCGCTCAAAACCCTGGATCCCGACCTTAAGCACCTGCCCAAAATTTTATTCCCGGAACATCACTTGTCCCACGCTGCCAGTGCTTTTTATCCTTCGCCCTACGAAAGTGCCGCTATTTTAACAATTGATGGCGTGGGCGAATGGGCCACAGCTAGTATTTGTAAAGGGGAAGGCAAGGATATTCGCATTCTCAAAGAGCTGCATTTTCCCGATTCGTTGGGGCTTCTGTATTCTTCTTTTACTTATTTCCTGGGGTTCAAGGTCAATTTTGGTGAGTACAAGCTCATGGGACTTGCCCCTTACGGGAATTTGGATGATCCGCAAACCCAGCAGTTTATCCAGACGATAAAGGATCACCTGGTGTCCATTAAACCAGATGGTTCCATCGTATTGCAGCCTGCGTATTTTACGTTTGCCACGGGCTCCAGAATGATAGATGACCAGAAATGGGAAAGACTATTTGGCTTTCCCTGCCGCACCAGCGAAAGCCCATTGGAGCAAAAACACTGTAATCTGGCCATTGCTATTCAGCACGTTACGGAAGAGATCGTATTGAAACTCGCAAAAACAGCCGCCGAAATCACCGGTTCAGCACATTTGTGTTTAGCTGGTGGTGTTGCCTTAAACTGCGTAGCCAACGGCCACTTGCTACGCGCTAAACTATTCAGGGATATTTGGATCCAACCCGCTGCCGGTGATGCTGGTGGTGCCCTTGGTGCCGCACTCGCCGCCCATTACATCTATTTTGCGCAAGAAAGGATGGTCGATAGCAAAAAGATGGATGGCATGAAAGGAGCCTACCTCGGTCCGGAATTCTCGGCAATGGCTATCCGGGAAGTTGCCAGAAAGTACGAAGCCGTTTACCAGGAATACAGCGAAGAAGACCTTTGTAATAAAGTAGCGGATTTACTAGCCGACGGGCAAGTGGTGGGATGGTTCCAGGGGCGACAGGAATTCGGCCCGCGTGCCTTGGGGAGCCGGAGTATTTTGGGAGATGTAAGAAATCCTGAAATGCAGATAAAACTCAACCTGAAGATAAAGTTCAGGGAAAGCTTCCGTCCTTTTGCCCCATCCGTACTCGCCGAAGATGTCAGTACCTATTTTGAATTAGAGGAGGCAAGCCCTTACATGTTGGTCGTCGCTTCGGTCAAGGAAGAACGCAAAAAAAGGCTACCCACCGACTACGGCACACTCCCCCTAAAGGAGAAGATCAATATTGAGCGGTCTGATATGCCCGCCATCACCCACATTGATTTTTCAGCAAGGGTGCAAACTGTTCACGAAGCGACCAATCCCATTTACTACCGCCTACTACAAGCCTTCAAAGCAAAGACAGGTTATGGCTTATTGGTCAACACCAGTTTTAATGTCAGGGGAGAGCCTGTCGTTTGTACGCCAGAAGATGCCTTTCGGTGCTTTGTGCGTACCAATATGGACTATCTTGTGATGGGGGATTTTCTGTTCGCCAAAACAGATCAACCCGAAAATAAAAAGATTCAAGCGGCGAAAGAGGAAGCTTTTGCGCTAGATTAA